The sequence GTGCCGGTGCGCGAGGGCAGCGACGTTTCCGCCGCCATCCGGCAAGCGGGCGACCTAGCGCAGGTGGCCGAACAGGCTGGCTACAAGCGCTTCTGGGTGGCCGAGCACCATGCCAGCGACGGCATCGCGGCTGGTGCGACCTCGGTCGTCATCTCGCATATCGGCCATGTCACCAGCACCATCCGCGTGGGGGCTGGCGGGATCATGCTGCCCAACCACAACCCCTTCGTGATCGCCGAGCAGTTCGGCGCGCTCGACGCGCTGTTTCCCGGCCGCGTGGACCTCGGGCTGGGCCGCGCGCCCGGCTCCGCCCCGATCATCGGGCAGGCGCTGCGCAAGGACCTCGCCCGCGCGTCGGAGTATTTCCCGCAGGACGTGGTCGAGCTCCGCGCGCTGTTCACCGGCGACCTGGAACTGCCGATCAAGGCCACGCCCGGATTCGGCGCCAAGGTGGAGATGTGGATGCTCGGCTCCAGCCTGTTCGGCGCGCAGCTGGCGGCGCAACTTGGCCTGCCCTACGCCTTCGCCAGCCACTTCGCCCCGCGCCACCTCGACGAGGCGCTGCGCACCTATCGCGAGAATTTCCGCCCCTCAACGCAGCTGGAACAGCCGCGCGTGATGGCCGCGATGAGCGTGCTGGCCGCCGAGACCGATGCCGAGGCGGAGACGCTCGCGAGCAGCCAGGACCAGGCCTTCGTCCGCCTGCGCAGCGGCGATCCGGGCAAGCTGCCCCCGCCCCTGCCCGGCTATCGCGACAGCCTGCCCGCCACCGCGCAGGCCATGCTCGAAAGCCTCGATGTCGCCCGTGCCGTCGGCTCTCCCGCCACCGTGCGCGAGGCAATCGGCCGCTTCATCGAGCGCACGCAGGCTGACGAGATCATCGTCTCCGGAGCGACATTCGATCCGGCCGCGCGGGAAGAGTCGCTGCGGCTGACGATGGAAGCTCTCGGAAACTAGTTTCAGTAGTAACATTTTTCTGGCGACTTGCTGTCTGAGCCGATAGAGGCGCGCGGGAACTTCCGGTAAGGCGTAACCGCTGGAGTCGGGAGTTGTGGGATCGCAGGAGGATCCCGCTC is a genomic window of Aurantiacibacter sp. MUD11 containing:
- a CDS encoding LLM class flavin-dependent oxidoreductase, translated to MTDFAVLDLVPVREGSDVSAAIRQAGDLAQVAEQAGYKRFWVAEHHASDGIAAGATSVVISHIGHVTSTIRVGAGGIMLPNHNPFVIAEQFGALDALFPGRVDLGLGRAPGSAPIIGQALRKDLARASEYFPQDVVELRALFTGDLELPIKATPGFGAKVEMWMLGSSLFGAQLAAQLGLPYAFASHFAPRHLDEALRTYRENFRPSTQLEQPRVMAAMSVLAAETDAEAETLASSQDQAFVRLRSGDPGKLPPPLPGYRDSLPATAQAMLESLDVARAVGSPATVREAIGRFIERTQADEIIVSGATFDPAAREESLRLTMEALGN